The Candidatus Methylomirabilota bacterium genome has a window encoding:
- the pgsA gene encoding CDP-diacylglycerol--glycerol-3-phosphate 3-phosphatidyltransferase, which translates to MGLANWLTVLRIVLIPVFVTLLVYRRPGWALIVFTVAAFTDLLDGWVARRRQMASRLGAFLDPLADKLLLTASFVTLTYLRALPFWIAAVVISREVILVVGALVVHIAGIRIDPRPTRAGKAATFLQIVTVLLGLVSRYAAVEPALVAAMWLAALFTIYSGCQYLVQGMRFLNTADRDEHEASLHR; encoded by the coding sequence ATGGGCCTGGCCAACTGGTTGACCGTCCTCCGGATCGTCCTGATCCCCGTCTTCGTGACCCTGCTGGTGTATCGCCGCCCCGGCTGGGCGCTCATCGTCTTCACGGTGGCTGCCTTCACGGATCTGCTCGACGGCTGGGTGGCCCGGAGGCGACAGATGGCCAGCCGCCTGGGCGCGTTCCTCGATCCCCTTGCCGACAAGCTGCTGCTCACCGCCTCGTTCGTGACGCTGACCTATCTGCGGGCGCTGCCCTTCTGGATCGCAGCGGTCGTGATCAGCCGAGAGGTGATCCTCGTCGTGGGGGCCCTGGTGGTGCACATCGCCGGGATCCGGATCGATCCCCGCCCGACCCGCGCCGGCAAGGCCGCCACCTTTTTGCAGATCGTGACGGTCCTGCTCGGGCTCGTCTCCCGATACGCGGCGGTCGAGCCCGCCCTGGTGGCGGCCATGTGGCTGGCCGCCCTGTTCACCATCTACTCGGGCTGCCAGTACCTGGTCCAGGGCATGCGCTTCCTCAACACGGCCGACCGCGACGAGCATGAGGCCTCGCTGCACCGCTGA
- a CDS encoding DUF512 domain-containing protein, translated as MRPRCTADADGAGVLVASVRRRSAAAAAGLQPGDRILAINGHPLRDAIDFQFYGSEDELRLTVERAETSRPLTLVRHGDLGVELVPPRPRDIATCANACVFCFIHQNPRGLRKSLYVKDDDFRLSFLHGNYITLSDLDEAALERIEGQRLSPLYISVHATESELRHRLLGRPRHSAEILPRLARLAAAGIRMHAQIVLCPGLNDGTHLERTIADLSGLHPQVATAAIVPVGLTRHRERLPVLRLLTPEEARGLVDTVAAWQAGFRPGLGSRFVFLADEIYLLADRPLPPAAAYEGFPIAEDGIGLIRRFEDDLARTSRLVAHARRRAVTVVSGALYGPRLAGLLASHPAARDARVAVVPNDLFGRTIGVAGLLAGRDIQRHLGELADLGEEVLIPSVAVRDGDGVFLDDLAPADLARTLGVAVRVVEPTGRALLRALRGP; from the coding sequence ATGAGGCCTCGCTGCACCGCTGACGCCGACGGCGCTGGCGTGCTGGTGGCGTCGGTGCGGCGGCGCTCCGCCGCCGCCGCGGCGGGACTGCAGCCGGGCGATCGCATCCTCGCCATCAACGGCCACCCGCTCCGGGACGCCATCGACTTCCAGTTCTACGGCTCCGAAGACGAGCTCCGGCTCACGGTGGAGCGCGCGGAGACCAGCCGGCCCCTCACCCTGGTCCGCCACGGCGACCTGGGCGTGGAGCTGGTGCCGCCGCGGCCCCGGGACATCGCCACCTGCGCCAACGCCTGCGTGTTCTGCTTCATCCACCAGAACCCCAGGGGGCTGCGCAAGAGCCTCTACGTCAAGGACGACGACTTCCGTCTGTCGTTCCTGCACGGCAACTACATCACCCTCAGCGACCTCGACGAGGCCGCCCTGGAGCGCATCGAGGGCCAGCGGCTGTCCCCGCTCTACATCTCCGTGCACGCCACCGAATCCGAGCTGCGTCACCGCCTGCTGGGCCGCCCCCGCCATTCCGCCGAGATCCTGCCGCGGCTCGCGCGGCTGGCCGCGGCCGGCATCCGGATGCACGCCCAGATCGTGCTGTGCCCGGGGCTCAACGACGGCACGCACCTGGAGCGGACGATCGCCGACCTGAGCGGCCTGCACCCCCAGGTCGCCACCGCGGCCATCGTGCCGGTCGGGCTCACCAGGCACCGCGAGCGTCTGCCCGTCCTGCGGCTGCTCACCCCCGAGGAGGCCCGGGGGCTCGTGGACACCGTGGCCGCCTGGCAAGCGGGCTTCCGGCCCGGGCTCGGCAGTCGCTTCGTATTCCTCGCCGATGAGATCTACCTGCTGGCCGACCGGCCGCTGCCGCCGGCTGCCGCCTACGAAGGATTCCCGATCGCCGAGGACGGCATCGGTCTGATCCGCCGCTTCGAGGACGATCTCGCCCGCACCAGCCGGCTCGTGGCTCACGCGCGGCGGCGGGCCGTCACCGTGGTCAGCGGAGCGCTCTACGGGCCGCGGCTCGCCGGCTTGCTCGCGTCGCACCCAGCCGCCCGGGACGCGCGCGTGGCCGTGGTCCCCAACGACCTGTTCGGCCGAACCATCGGCGTTGCCGGCCTGCTGGCCGGGCGGGACATCCAGCGCCATCTGGGAGAGCTGGCTGATCTCGGCGAGGAAGTGTTGATCCCGTCGGTGGCGGTGCGCGACGGCGATGGCGTCTTCCTCGACGATCTCGCGCCGGCCGACCTGGCGCGCACCCTGGGGGTCGCCGTGCGCGTCGTCGAGCCCACCGGGCGGGCGCTGCTGCGGGCGCTGCGCGGACCGTGA
- the der gene encoding ribosome biogenesis GTPase Der, whose product MSQTARASGPGLVRPLVAIVGRPNVGKSSLFNRLVGRRQALVRDVPGVTRDRLYGQMELGRWRATAVDTGGFDPSSQEPLVEGVGRHILTAVREADVVLMIVDAREGLTALDEEIARILRRSGKPVMLVANKVDTAAQEPALGELYRVGFGPPIPVSAEHGRGVAEMLEAVRARAPGPEPAEPAQGPAARATEAGAPRMGAAPTTITIIGRPNAGKSSLVNAIVGAERVLVHSAPGTTRDAVDTELLYRGRPYVLIDTAGIRRKGRVSEPLEKLAVVMALKGLERGQVSVLVLDASEGLTAQDAHIGGYADAAGRASVIAVNKWDLVPPGMVRKAEVVEQIRERLPFLDYAPICFTSATRTEGIADLFDAIDVVAEEARRRVSAGEATEVLREALVRRPVSIGGVPLTIQSVAQVATGPPTFAVRVNRPREVHFSYTRYLVNALRQAFGFTGSPIRLAFRQAAGPRRRRRRR is encoded by the coding sequence GTGAGCCAGACGGCCCGAGCGTCGGGCCCCGGCCTCGTGCGACCGCTCGTCGCGATCGTCGGTCGACCCAACGTCGGCAAGTCGTCGTTGTTCAACCGTCTGGTCGGGCGCCGGCAGGCCCTGGTCCGCGACGTGCCCGGTGTGACGCGCGACCGCCTCTACGGGCAGATGGAGCTCGGGCGCTGGCGCGCCACCGCGGTGGACACCGGGGGCTTCGACCCTTCTTCCCAGGAGCCCCTGGTCGAAGGCGTGGGCCGCCATATCCTGACCGCGGTCAGGGAAGCGGACGTCGTCCTGATGATCGTCGATGCCCGCGAGGGGTTGACGGCGCTGGACGAGGAGATCGCCAGGATCCTGCGCCGTTCCGGAAAGCCGGTGATGCTGGTGGCGAACAAGGTCGACACCGCCGCTCAGGAGCCCGCGCTGGGCGAGCTCTACCGGGTAGGTTTCGGCCCTCCCATTCCCGTATCGGCGGAGCACGGCCGGGGTGTCGCCGAGATGCTCGAAGCCGTCCGGGCACGGGCTCCTGGACCGGAGCCGGCCGAGCCCGCCCAAGGTCCCGCCGCTCGCGCGACGGAGGCCGGCGCGCCTCGGATGGGCGCGGCCCCGACGACCATCACGATCATCGGGCGGCCCAACGCGGGCAAGTCGTCGCTGGTCAATGCCATCGTCGGGGCCGAACGCGTCCTCGTGCATTCAGCCCCCGGCACGACACGAGACGCCGTGGACACCGAGCTGCTGTACCGCGGTCGTCCTTACGTTCTCATCGACACTGCCGGGATCAGGCGCAAGGGGCGGGTGAGCGAGCCGCTGGAGAAGCTGGCCGTGGTCATGGCGCTCAAAGGGCTGGAACGGGGCCAGGTGTCGGTCCTCGTCCTCGACGCCTCCGAAGGGCTTACCGCGCAGGACGCCCACATCGGGGGCTACGCCGACGCGGCCGGACGGGCGTCCGTGATCGCGGTGAACAAATGGGATCTGGTGCCGCCCGGCATGGTTCGCAAGGCCGAGGTCGTCGAGCAGATTCGCGAGCGGCTGCCCTTCCTCGATTACGCGCCCATCTGCTTCACGTCGGCGACGCGGACCGAAGGCATCGCCGACCTCTTCGACGCCATCGACGTCGTCGCCGAAGAGGCGCGGCGCCGGGTGTCGGCGGGCGAGGCCACCGAGGTGTTGCGCGAGGCGCTGGTGCGCCGCCCCGTCTCCATCGGCGGGGTGCCGCTGACGATCCAGTCCGTCGCCCAGGTGGCGACCGGGCCCCCGACGTTCGCCGTGAGGGTGAATCGACCCCGGGAGGTCCACTTCTCCTACACCCGTTACCTCGTCAACGCCCTGCGCCAGGCATTCGGATTCACCGGCTCGCCCATCCGGCTGGCGTTTCGGCAGGCGGCCGGCCCGCGGCGCCGCCGGCGGCGCCGCTGA
- a CDS encoding SPOR domain-containing protein, translated as MTPTDDRDDLEQPRSILSAMWFRVVLVMVVLGVIAVLAVPHVLDMVNAPSARQSASVQLAPSLTPSTPAPPSASSPPAAEPAAAPPAVASAEPTPSPPTEKPKATEEAAAPSPPAVAVAKVPEARGVGKASRGAYWVQVGSFRDAATAQRLAARLRAENYSVAESVKRTRSGSRSASASEGGDRYNVFVSGMAPNELSAKLGAKGLTVDVVAGGVMVKPSLSLREAVALSRDLSTDGLQVQVRRAGRGEPTATAPAGGEAYHRVRIGSFPDRAAALAVAKELESKGYKPYVARGNR; from the coding sequence ATGACGCCAACCGATGATCGCGACGACCTCGAGCAGCCTCGCTCAATTCTGTCCGCGATGTGGTTCCGCGTCGTGCTGGTGATGGTGGTTCTGGGAGTCATCGCCGTGCTCGCCGTGCCCCACGTGCTCGACATGGTGAACGCCCCGTCGGCGCGGCAATCGGCGTCGGTGCAGCTGGCTCCCAGCCTGACGCCGTCGACGCCAGCGCCTCCCTCGGCCTCGAGCCCGCCGGCGGCCGAGCCGGCCGCAGCGCCGCCGGCCGTAGCCTCCGCCGAGCCAACGCCTTCCCCACCCACCGAGAAGCCCAAAGCCACCGAAGAGGCCGCGGCTCCGAGTCCACCCGCAGTTGCCGTGGCCAAGGTGCCCGAAGCCAGGGGCGTGGGCAAGGCGAGCCGAGGCGCGTACTGGGTACAGGTCGGATCGTTCCGTGACGCCGCCACCGCGCAGCGTCTCGCCGCGCGCTTGCGGGCCGAGAATTACTCCGTGGCGGAGTCGGTCAAGCGCACGCGCTCGGGGTCACGCTCGGCGTCGGCCAGCGAGGGGGGAGACCGCTACAACGTGTTCGTGTCGGGAATGGCCCCGAACGAGCTCAGTGCCAAGCTAGGCGCCAAGGGGCTCACCGTCGACGTGGTCGCCGGCGGTGTCATGGTCAAGCCCAGCCTGTCGCTGCGGGAGGCGGTGGCGTTGTCCCGCGATCTGTCCACCGACGGCTTGCAAGTGCAGGTTCGCCGGGCGGGCCGCGGCGAGCCCACGGCGACGGCGCCAGCCGGCGGCGAAGCCTACCACCGGGTGCGCATCGGCAGCTTCCCTGATCGCGCGGCGGCCCTGGCCGTGGCCAAGGAGCTGGAGAGCAAGGGGTACAAGCCCTACGTCGCCAGAGGCAATCGGTGA
- a CDS encoding integration host factor subunit alpha, translated as MTKNDLVNSVSAHGLSKRHAASVVESLFDIIFRCFEKGEDVKIVGFGHFRIRHKASRRGRNPQTGDSIEITARKVLTFKPSKGLKQRINAQSA; from the coding sequence GTGACGAAGAATGATCTCGTCAATTCGGTCTCGGCCCATGGGTTGTCCAAGCGGCATGCGGCCTCGGTCGTGGAATCGCTCTTCGACATCATCTTCCGGTGCTTCGAAAAGGGCGAGGACGTAAAGATCGTCGGATTCGGCCACTTTCGGATCCGGCACAAGGCGTCGCGGCGGGGGCGCAATCCCCAGACCGGCGACAGCATCGAGATCACGGCCCGGAAGGTCCTGACCTTCAAGCCGTCTAAGGGGCTCAAGCAACGGATCAACGCTCAATCGGCGTGA
- a CDS encoding MerR family transcriptional regulator yields MTVEPAEKLYYRIGEVEGMTGIPAYVLRYWELEFKLLRPKKNPAGQRIYRRRDVDLIMRIKTLLYDERLTLEGAKKRLLAEARRVEQLQLGLREAAYAAVLRRTRDRLTALRARLTP; encoded by the coding sequence GTGACGGTCGAGCCGGCGGAGAAGCTGTACTACCGGATCGGCGAGGTGGAGGGGATGACCGGCATCCCCGCCTACGTCCTCCGCTACTGGGAGCTGGAGTTCAAGCTCCTCCGCCCCAAGAAGAACCCCGCGGGGCAGCGCATCTACCGGCGGCGTGACGTCGACCTCATCATGCGCATCAAGACCCTGCTCTACGACGAACGCCTCACCCTGGAGGGCGCCAAGAAGCGGCTGCTCGCCGAGGCTCGGCGGGTCGAGCAACTGCAGCTCGGCCTGCGCGAGGCGGCCTACGCCGCAGTGCTCCGCCGCACCCGAGACCGCCTGACGGCGTTGCGGGCGCGGCTGACACCTTGA
- the surE gene encoding 5'/3'-nucleotidase SurE, giving the protein MAVLLVTNDDGAHAEGLAALAAALEDLGEVYVVAPEREQSACGHALTLHRPLRVTRLRDRWFAVNGTPSDCVNLGVLGFLPERPVLIASGINHGSNLGDDVTYSGTVSAAMEGTLLGVPSLAVSLLDGGDFARAGDVARLVAARVLVEGLPAKTLLNVNVPAQPTREVRVTRLGHRVYTEKVVEQRDPRGRTHYWIGGSEPRWEALEGTDMAAIHDGVVAVTPVHLDLTNHRALAHMAEWSGALSAQLKRGRDRT; this is encoded by the coding sequence ATGGCGGTTCTTCTCGTCACCAACGACGACGGGGCCCATGCGGAGGGTCTCGCCGCGCTCGCGGCGGCGCTCGAAGACCTCGGCGAGGTCTATGTCGTCGCGCCCGAGCGCGAGCAGAGCGCGTGCGGCCACGCGCTGACGCTGCACCGTCCGCTCCGCGTCACTCGCCTGCGTGACCGTTGGTTCGCGGTCAACGGCACGCCCTCCGACTGCGTGAATCTGGGTGTCCTCGGCTTCCTGCCCGAGCGCCCGGTGCTCATCGCCTCCGGGATCAACCACGGCTCCAACCTCGGCGACGACGTGACCTACTCGGGCACGGTGTCGGCGGCCATGGAGGGGACCTTGCTCGGCGTGCCGTCGCTGGCCGTCTCGTTGCTCGATGGCGGCGACTTCGCACGGGCCGGCGACGTGGCCCGCCTGGTGGCGGCCCGCGTCCTGGTGGAAGGCTTGCCCGCCAAGACGCTGCTGAACGTCAATGTTCCGGCCCAGCCGACGCGTGAGGTGCGCGTCACGCGACTCGGCCATCGGGTGTACACGGAGAAGGTCGTGGAGCAGCGCGATCCGCGCGGCCGCACCCACTACTGGATCGGCGGCAGCGAGCCTCGCTGGGAGGCCCTGGAAGGCACCGACATGGCGGCCATCCACGACGGCGTCGTCGCCGTGACCCCCGTGCATCTGGACCTCACCAATCACCGCGCGCTCGCACACATGGCTGAGTGGTCGGGCGCGCTCAGCGCCCAGCTCAAGCGCGGTCGCGACCGGACCTAG
- a CDS encoding protein-L-isoaspartate(D-aspartate) O-methyltransferase translates to MEPATWTGDRYERERARMVDEQLARRGITDARVLDAMGRIPRHLFVEEALRDRAYGDHPLPIGEQQTISQPYIVALMTSLLGLRGPEKVLEIGTGSGYQTAILALLARRVCSIERLASLANRSRALLESLGFTNVWIRVGDGSLGWPDEAPFDRILAAAASPAIPAPLVDQLADGGRMVVPVGEATNQTLTLVEKVDGAVRTSQHGDCAFVKFVGRYAWEP, encoded by the coding sequence GTGGAGCCGGCGACCTGGACGGGCGATCGCTACGAGCGAGAGCGCGCCCGGATGGTCGACGAGCAGCTGGCGCGCCGGGGCATCACCGATGCCCGCGTGCTGGACGCCATGGGGCGAATTCCCCGGCACCTCTTCGTCGAGGAGGCGCTGCGCGACCGCGCCTACGGCGATCATCCGCTGCCGATCGGCGAACAGCAGACGATCTCCCAGCCCTACATCGTCGCCCTCATGACGTCGCTGCTGGGCCTGCGCGGGCCGGAAAAGGTTCTGGAGATCGGCACCGGCTCGGGGTATCAGACGGCGATCCTGGCCCTGCTGGCGCGACGGGTCTGCTCCATCGAGCGGCTGGCCTCCCTGGCCAACCGGAGCCGCGCCCTCCTCGAATCGCTGGGCTTCACCAACGTCTGGATCCGGGTAGGGGATGGATCGCTCGGGTGGCCGGACGAGGCGCCCTTCGACCGGATCCTGGCTGCGGCGGCGTCGCCCGCCATTCCCGCGCCGCTCGTCGACCAGCTTGCCGACGGCGGCCGGATGGTCGTGCCGGTCGGCGAGGCCACGAACCAGACGCTGACCCTCGTGGAGAAGGTCGACGGCGCCGTGCGCACCAGCCAGCACGGGGATTGCGCGTTCGTGAAATTCGTGGGCCGATATGCCTGGGAGCCGTGA
- a CDS encoding acylphosphatase — translation MNVEIAAAEIVVEGYVQGVGFRAFVQRRAASLGLSGYATNLGDGRRVRVHAEGPRALIEALVQHLEQGPRLARVERVSVRWLEPTRRFGTFDVHYADFEP, via the coding sequence GTGAACGTAGAGATCGCTGCAGCCGAAATCGTCGTCGAAGGCTACGTGCAGGGCGTCGGGTTCCGCGCCTTCGTACAGCGCCGGGCTGCGTCGCTCGGCCTGTCCGGCTACGCCACGAACCTCGGCGACGGCCGCCGTGTGCGCGTCCATGCCGAGGGGCCCCGCGCGCTGATCGAGGCGCTGGTCCAGCACCTGGAGCAGGGGCCGCGGCTGGCCCGCGTGGAGCGTGTCAGCGTGCGCTGGCTGGAGCCCACTCGCCGCTTCGGCACCTTCGACGTTCACTACGCGGACTTCGAGCCATGA
- a CDS encoding LysM peptidoglycan-binding domain-containing M23 family metallopeptidase, which translates to MTPPRARRRGALQRAVVVTLLLAHAIPAAGAAEKASPRPAARFHEVQRGDNLTRIALRYGVSVPALVAANRLPDDRAIIRVGQRLALPSRHASRPLPTPSGRLRHRAPPNLVLAVPDFGDRLPLFAWPAHGHVTSPFGRRGSGWHQGVDIGGKPRRPVLASAGGIVVASAFEHLYGRVVKIEHANGFLTVYAHNDRNLVSVGERVLPGQTIALIGRTGRATAHHLHFEIRQRGLAYNPLYFLPLPPRITVVNGAHGPDEEPR; encoded by the coding sequence ATGACACCGCCCCGGGCTCGCCGCCGGGGTGCGCTGCAGCGGGCGGTCGTCGTCACCCTGCTGCTGGCCCACGCCATCCCGGCTGCCGGCGCCGCCGAGAAGGCGTCGCCCCGGCCAGCGGCGCGGTTCCATGAGGTGCAGCGAGGCGACAACCTCACCAGGATCGCTCTCCGTTACGGCGTCAGCGTACCGGCCCTCGTCGCCGCGAACCGCCTGCCCGACGACCGCGCCATCATCCGAGTCGGCCAGAGGCTGGCGCTCCCGTCCCGGCACGCCAGCCGGCCGCTGCCCACGCCGTCAGGCCGCCTGCGCCACCGGGCGCCGCCCAATCTGGTCCTCGCCGTGCCCGATTTCGGCGACCGACTCCCGCTGTTCGCCTGGCCGGCGCACGGCCATGTCACTTCCCCCTTCGGCCGGCGGGGAAGCGGCTGGCACCAGGGTGTCGACATCGGCGGCAAGCCGCGCCGCCCCGTCCTGGCTTCGGCCGGTGGTATCGTCGTGGCCAGCGCCTTCGAGCACCTCTACGGACGTGTGGTGAAGATCGAGCACGCCAACGGCTTCCTGACCGTCTATGCCCACAATGACCGGAATCTCGTGTCGGTGGGCGAACGCGTGCTGCCGGGCCAGACCATCGCCCTCATCGGGCGCACGGGACGAGCGACCGCGCATCACCTGCACTTCGAGATCCGCCAGCGCGGCCTCGCCTACAACCCCCTCTATTTCCTGCCGCTGCCGCCCCGTATCACCGTCGTGAACGGCGCCCACGGCCCGGACGAGGAGCCCCGATGA
- a CDS encoding sigma-70 family RNA polymerase sigma factor, whose protein sequence is MNDEEAVVPDDPLETLIDAVDEDTREETRETSRANLAVYLAEIARIPLLSREEEQELARRLRAGDQSAKRRLIEANLRLVVQVARRYFNRGLPLPDLIEEGNLGLIRAVEKFDPDRGVRFSTYATWWIRHAIARALANQARVIRLPVHVEVLLGRYAKEQQRLTQTLGRPPSTAELAQALGTTEEQVEELEELRQQPLSLDAPVAEQGKLAELVADPTADPSVALTRLFRERADLVSVLDDLAENERTVLRHRFGLEGQEPETLEAIGKRRGLTRERVRQIEASALRKLRALLRARGVTPEDYY, encoded by the coding sequence ATGAACGACGAGGAGGCGGTCGTTCCGGACGACCCCCTCGAGACCCTCATCGATGCCGTCGACGAGGACACGCGAGAGGAGACGCGGGAGACCAGCCGGGCCAACCTGGCCGTCTACCTGGCCGAGATCGCTCGGATCCCACTGCTCTCGCGCGAAGAGGAGCAGGAGCTGGCCCGGCGGCTGCGGGCTGGTGACCAGTCGGCCAAGCGCCGGCTCATCGAGGCTAATTTACGATTGGTCGTTCAGGTGGCGCGGCGCTACTTCAATCGCGGCTTGCCGCTGCCCGACCTCATCGAAGAGGGTAACCTCGGCCTGATCCGCGCGGTGGAGAAGTTCGACCCCGACCGCGGGGTGCGCTTCTCGACGTATGCGACCTGGTGGATCCGGCATGCCATCGCCCGCGCGCTGGCCAACCAGGCCCGGGTCATCCGCCTGCCCGTCCACGTGGAGGTGCTCTTGGGGCGCTACGCGAAAGAGCAACAGCGGCTCACCCAGACGCTGGGCCGGCCGCCGTCCACGGCCGAGCTGGCCCAGGCGCTGGGTACGACCGAGGAGCAGGTCGAGGAGCTCGAAGAGCTGCGCCAGCAGCCGCTCTCCCTCGATGCGCCAGTCGCGGAGCAAGGCAAGCTCGCCGAGCTGGTGGCCGACCCGACGGCCGATCCCAGCGTCGCGCTCACCCGGCTCTTCCGTGAACGCGCCGACCTGGTCTCCGTCCTGGACGACCTCGCCGAGAACGAGCGGACCGTCCTCCGCCACCGATTCGGCCTGGAAGGCCAGGAGCCCGAGACGCTGGAAGCGATCGGGAAGCGACGCGGCCTCACGAGGGAGCGGGTCCGTCAGATCGAGGCCTCGGCGCTCCGCAAGCTCCGGGCGCTGCTGCGCGCCCGGGGCGTCACTCCGGAGGATTACTACTGA
- a CDS encoding class I SAM-dependent methyltransferase, with protein MALTLGACAPGPPESAIQPPAPRLDVIWVPSDMAIVDQMLALAAIGPDDVLYDLGCGDGRIVIEAARRFGIRAVGVDLDPKLLAEARRNALRAGVTDRVTFLEQDLFATDLTDATVVTLYLSADVNMRLRPKLLRELRPGARIVSHDHDLGDWQHDKSAEVSLPERNHRVFLWRVPPPGR; from the coding sequence GTGGCTCTGACGCTCGGGGCGTGCGCGCCTGGTCCGCCGGAGAGCGCCATCCAGCCCCCGGCGCCGCGCCTGGACGTGATCTGGGTCCCCAGCGACATGGCCATCGTCGACCAGATGCTGGCGCTCGCCGCGATCGGCCCCGACGACGTCCTTTACGATCTGGGCTGCGGCGACGGCCGGATCGTGATCGAGGCCGCCCGACGATTCGGCATTCGCGCCGTCGGGGTCGATCTGGATCCGAAGCTCCTGGCCGAAGCCCGGCGCAACGCGCTCCGCGCCGGGGTCACGGACCGCGTGACGTTCCTGGAGCAAGACCTGTTCGCGACCGACCTCACAGACGCCACGGTCGTCACCCTCTACCTCTCGGCCGACGTCAACATGCGACTGCGGCCGAAGCTGCTTCGCGAGCTGCGCCCAGGGGCCCGCATCGTCTCGCACGACCACGATCTGGGCGACTGGCAGCACGACAAGAGCGCCGAGGTCTCGCTTCCGGAACGTAACCACCGCGTCTTCCTGTGGCGGGTGCCCCCGCCCGGGCGCTGA
- a CDS encoding helix-turn-helix transcriptional regulator, producing the protein MRLRRQRKARRLSQEALAKKARISREYLSKLEAGKYNATVATLQRLARALGMPLAELLR; encoded by the coding sequence ATGCGCCTGAGACGCCAGCGGAAAGCCCGGCGCCTGAGCCAGGAGGCGCTGGCAAAGAAGGCTCGAATCTCCCGCGAGTATCTCAGCAAACTGGAAGCCGGCAAGTACAACGCCACCGTGGCCACGCTCCAGCGCCTGGCCCGAGCTCTCGGTATGCCACTCGCCGAGCTGCTGAGGTGA